TGGTTAAACATCTCTTTGCCCCTTTGTCATCTAGAGGACTCGATGCTTTGGAATATGATTATTCTTTATCAGAGTAATACTGGGATTAATGGAAAAACTGTATTGTCAAACTAAAATAGGTTTTGTAAAAGATTGTTGGCTTCAtgcaatttgatttttgtatttgCTACTCTTAATCATGTACATATACACAAACACTACATTACATATTAGATTATGTCCTGTCAGTGTATAGCAATGATAGTTTAACAAAAAGGATGGTACTATAACATACTTTTGATATGTCTTCTACATCAGGTGAAGGAGATGCCTAATGTGTTGATACTTCCCCGAAGTGCAGATTACAGTGAAGAGGTTTGGATGGAGATAAGGGAGAAAGCGATATCCATATTACAAACATTCTTCATTGATGGAATTATTCCGAAGAATGCCATGTCAGATGTGGAAGAAGAGAGTGAGGTTGACAATGAAAGCGAACAATCTGATCAGCAATACAAAGAAAATGCTCTCCAGATTATTGTTAGAGAGCAAACAGATGATGTTCACTTAAGTCCTGATAGTTCCCAAAAGAAAGGAAGTACTCAAGTGAAAGAGTCTTCATCCCAGCTTCAGGTTTCAAGTTTGTCTCATAGTACCTCTGCTAGGTCTGAAGGAAGGCGTAGCAGGTCAGGTAAAAAGGCCAAAAAAAGGCATACCCGTCAAAAGTCCCAACAAAAACCAGAAGATCCTTCTGCACTGGAGAAAGAAGGCACGTCTCAGAGAGATGACACTGCTATGAGTGGCACTGATCAAGCTTTGAGCTCCAGCTCTGAAGATTCAAGAAGTAGAAAAACTCCAATAGAAATGCAAGAACCAACTAGTTCTCAAGTAAAATCAAGTGTGAGACTTAGTGGAAACTGTACTGAACTATTGAGAGATGGATATGTTATAGCACTGTATGCTAGAGACCGCCCTGCCCTTCATGTTTCAAGGCAAAGAGTTAAAGGTGGAGGTTGGATCATGGATTCCATGTCTAATGTGTCAAAAAGAGACCCTGCTGCACAGTTCCTTATCATTTTCAGAAGCAAGGTTTGTCTTGAAGGAACTTTGCACTTATCCTAGTCACTTTATTTTACGTGGCATCAGGGATTTCAAATATTAGTTTAGGATTTTGCAATGGTGTAAGATATATTTTTAGCTCAAGTGTTCTGCAAATTAGCTGATATTTGAGTGTTAATACATTTGCTTCAGGACACAATTGGATTGCGATCTCTTGCTGCCGGTGGTAAATTATTGCAGGTAAAATTGCATTATCATGCTcagtttatcaattttatcatatatatcctttagaatttattattatcatatatattgATTCTTTCGCATGCTGTATTTGTGTGAGTAGTATATTTTCTACAAAAGCTAAAATTTTAGACATACGGCTAAATTGTTATTTATGTTTCACTTCAAAGAcgatgtttttttaatttggttaaaaaCTGTCATTTTTGCAGATCAATAGAAGAATGGAGTTTGTATTTGCTAGTCATAGTTTTGATGTTTGGGAAAACTGGACACTAGAAGGTTCCTTACAGGAATGCAGACTGGTGAACTGCAGAAACCCATCAGtaagttttctttgttttttatttgttgcaaTCAGTGTTTGATACATTGGTATGACATTTAAATGGTTCCCTGCAATCTGATAATTAATTGCAAAACATTTTTAGTTGGCTGAATATGGTGTTGAGGCTTTCCAAAATTGGTTATAACTTGTAATTGTACAGCCTCATCTTTCTTAACTTTCCTCAAATATTCTATTACTTTGTGTGGAACATTCGTTAGAGAGAAGTAGAGGAGATGGCTTTTAGGGGCTCATTTTGTTTCTTCGCTTGCCATTTTAATTTTTCGTATGAACAAAAATTGTCAACTATTAGCTTCTTTCATCAGTTTACTAGAGCAAGTCGTTTCTCTGATGCATCATACATAGTATACAATAAATAATTCGTGTTGCTTCATTGTTATATCCATGCTTGTCATTGGCTATGATCATATACAAGCTGATAATTTAGTTTGTTAAATTTCTGAAAACTGATCGGTTAATCCTTGCGCACTTCCTCTTATTGACACAAATACTAGGCTGTTTTGGATGTACGCGTTGAGATATTGGCAACTGTAGGCGAAGATGGAGTTACTCGTTGGATTGAATAGAGAATGATTCTAGGTCTGTAATACTCAAAAAGGAGCTTGTAAATTACTCCTGTCACGTGATTTGATGATCTTTCAAATGTTTCTTTGTCAAAGATTGGAATGTATTTATAGTGTAGAgcataactttttcttcttcttttgcttctttttctttattatttattgaagaaTTTCATGAGATTTCATTTTGTATGCACTTGGCCTCGTGTGATGATCTTTGGGTTGTCCTGTTGCAGTTTGATCTGTAACACTTATTTCTCAACCTTCTCAAGTATTGCACCAGTGGAGCGATTCTCAGTTTAATTGATTTAACTTTGTTTGTAGATAATAACATTGTTTATAATCCATTATCattgattttcaaaaaaattatttaatcctTTGGTTGAAAGCTCGTTATTCTATTAATATTGAACTCAACATGTAAAAGTAATTTGTTAAACttaatttgataaaaagtaGTAGGTAAAAATATTCGTTGGAATTTAATCCAAGACATTattgtagaaaataaaaatatgtagtattaattacaataaaatagtgTTTAAGCATTAGCGTACAGGATATGAGTTTTTTTCAACGATAATCggaaatttaatttgtttgtaaCTATCTAATTCTATGTATTGGTTTAGTAcgttataaattttaatcactgtataatttttttatattttattttacttcatCTATTAGAAACCGAAAAGTTAAAGTTGTGTTCATTTTCCCATCTCGGCTGTAGGAGAAAGATAATATGAATGGTTGctagtttatattttatcttttctctGTTCAGTTTCatctttttaacatttttaaaaaactcattttttagGGCCAATGCAAATAGATTATAAAGATTCTTTGTACTATGAGTTGAGGGGAATCTATTTGCTCAAAGTTGACAGTACTGAAGAACtttaaactaataattttgtttaattaaataaataaaatcacattgaaACTAGACAGATTGTATAAATGATTAAtaccaaatttaataatttCGTCGATATTAACAATTCATGAACAGTTTACATATAtcatagaaaaattaaaattatataaatccCGTTATATTGTAACACATTTTGAGTACATGCAATGAAAGAATATTAAGcattaaattagtaaaataattaaaaaaacacaaacgaAAATAGCTACTTATAAATGAGACGTACTTGAACAGCTTATTTTTTCTAATGAACTGTAAACagtaaaacgaaaaaaaaaaacaagaaaatttaaCACGTAATAAAATAATGTGATGAAAGGAGATCAACACAAAGATTAACGTTGTAGAAATAGTTTTATggattgttatatatttttgtattgatTGACATAAGTTGACTTTTATACATAACCTATTTCCGAGTTCTGCACAAGACTTGATGGAGAAGTTCTGTTGTAGAGTGAGATGAGTGATGAGATTAGCACTTTGGATGGCTCATTAACATTGGAACTTACATGATTAACAGTTCCCTTTGTGTGACGAAGCCCTGTTGGTAGTATAGAAGAATATGTATTTGTATTCTAAAATCCGACATAATTATGAAAAAGTTCtataattcaaacaaaatatctaaGTCTTGCTAACCAACAAAATATCTAGCTATGATATTTGTGCCACTAAGAAATCCCATCAACTCAAACACATATTTCATGTGATACTTTGGTTAAACATTTCCCATCAGTATCAGCTCACAGAAAAGACAACCGTACCTCCCATGGAATCTCTACAAAGCTGCTCTCTGTGTTGTTCAGAAAACATCCTCTTGGGAAAAATCAAAAGCTACATTTTACAATACGGAATTTTGTTAAATAGTTTTGACTTGATTCAGAAATATGACTGCAACACCACACTaccttttactttttaaataaacacAATCCCTTCTATTTTTATGTTGAGTTCATTTACtcataatttattgtttaaagaGAATTGTGTTGAcgaattatcaataaaaaaatactttcacTTGCATGGAtttaagaggaaagaaaaacgAGTAATGGTGGgatttgttgatttttattCATCGCAAAGTGCTTTGATTTGAAGGAATTTGggataaattttcatttttgtcctTGACAAGCAATTGGTTTGAACTTTGTAATAAGTTGTCTATAGTTATGATTTCTTCTACGAAACGCTTACTGAGTTGGCTAACCTGTATAGGAAAccattgaatatattttatagtaaaaaataattgcaATTATTCTAAATgcatacaaaatatatattaccattttttattttcaaggtTACATACTTTTTTACCATAACAAGTTATGTACATGAGAATGTAAAGGATTCacaacataaattattaataataattaataataataataataaataataataataattaataataattattattattattattatttcagtttactaaattactatttttttaccttttaataactaattttaattttttttcttcttataaacatttttacaattaaatataacattaacaattatcattttatattacttttataactaggaatattttggtaatttttaatctctactaattaaataatttttttatctgtcacatcggtcaaatcttacactaattttcataaattttactttcaaatttatcCTCACTTACCTCAAAATCcacttaaataaacaacaaaaaaatttagcttcaaattcattcattaaCTCTGCTCCAAATCATCTTTCCAAAGTAAACATACCCttaatctttttcaaatttctgTATGTCAGTTTCTATCGTGAACAACTAACATAATTCTcatattaaataagaaattaattacCACCATTAATTACTATTCAATATATTAGGAACTTACATAAGAATGCATAAAGTTTGTAAGTGCAGagtgtaataataataataataacaataataataataataataataataataataatgaattaaaaaatattaaatatgtttataatcctaaattttaatgtgaaattaaaatttatttatgtttttaatataatttagtttttaaattttaaaaatggataaatataattcttttaatccaattgcattaattttttttacttattaaattatgtttttgacctttatttatttacatcatttaacatattttaactCAAATGTTAGCTTACAAAGTCATttaatatgtgaaaaaaaatattaacaccattaaattaagattatatcttttaatttttaaagtttgaaaattaaaatatatcaaaattttaagtaAACCCAAATTTCAATTTCGCGTCCAAACTTAAAGACTATATTagatatattgtttttatcttttatctttagttagttttctatttatttttatttgtattttaaatttaacacatatttcttctattataaataaaggattttatatatatatattcaacacaaaGGAGATTAAtcttgtatataattttttttctatattcaacaaactaaaaacatatttaatctttaaagaataatatttgactttgtaattattataatttaatataaattataaagaaactAATTGTATTCGATAATGGATTGtgaattattttgaatatatatataaattataactatttttcaGCTTATTTTgaatagattttttttcaacttgTCATTTTCATCCCTTTATAACTAAGTAGACTTTTGCATTGTTAGAAAGATAGAAAATCATTGTTAGAAGTTGACACAAAACAAGTTATTGTGAGCTAAGAAGTTGTTGACTATTAAGTCCTCCAAAAAGTTAATGCAACTACAATATATCTGCTTGAATTTTGACCTAAATCTCAATCAGCTTAAGTTATGATCCCTAAACCCTAGTCCTCATATACtctgagaaaaaaagaaaagggggCAAACAAACATAAAGTCATGTTTAAAGGGTAATATATCACTTTTATAACGATGAAAGTCAATTTAGAATCTTTCAAGTTAGTATTTACTAcatatcataaataattatagtgtCAACACCTTTTTTCGATGAACTGTGTTTCATTCatgattacaaaaaaatattgttaatgacATCTTATtctaggaaaaaaaatgtatttttttttttattttgcttcaGTTAATCAACTcattttgattaataaatttaagaaaaaacatttttagaGGATTTTTatccataatttattatgtgttCACTTGAGTTAAAGGATTTGAAAaagagtaaataaaaaaaattgaagggatttgaaagtaaaatgtgtattatttttttttaaaggatttGGAAGTGATtaatagtataattaaaaataaagtttataaagaatttgattaatgtgataaattagaaaaagtattttaataaataaataaatattatgaaattatctttaatgataataataatataacatgatatttatgagtaagataatatatatatatatatatatatattaaattaagaattttaCCTCTCTCATGCTACTAACTTCACAAAACTCACCTTTAATGGCTGCAGGAGGAGAAGATCACAAGAAAAATACACATCACATCTGAAATGACTTCACTTGAAACCAACAAAACATgtaagaagaagataaaaatgcATGAAACAACCACAAATCCTTTCTAATTAGCAAGATGGAATTTGGTATAATAATCTCACAAATTTATGCTTGATTTTTCCTTCAAATAATCACTACATGTAAACGTGACAAAtcatcttattttcattttcactaCTAATATGCAATTACGATAAAATCATTTCAAAGGAACATAGAATTAAGgtattttatctttcttctaTCTTTCGAAAAATTACTTtatatgtattaaattaaatttaaatataaatgttgaatggtttaatttttttaaaagtagtttaattaaaataatgttattttaaagaTCTTTctgtatttaataataataataaatcttttAGGAGGGATACTTTATTGAGTGAAGAGGAAGgttacacaattttttttattgtaattcgTGGTGACAAAGGAtgtaaatttaactatttttgtttttatttatgtagtaaaaatttatatttatatttgtccgaaaaatataaaatttatgaaacttTTCATATttcgtaaaaataaaaaaatgtaataaaatatttaatattaaaatgatatttatattcttttcttcaaaattaataacaaagatataattatataaaattttaaaatagattatCAAATAagttaagaatattttaattatttaaagaaaaaaactattaCTAAAATAAGTTAGGAATTAATTCATTTCTCATCTCTAATTCTAAAACTAGTTCTGAGATGAAAAGTTTTAAATGGTATAATCATATCtagaataattatttgaattgaaaCATCATAATTACCAGAactcaacttataagttttacgtATATTTTTGtcaatcataaaatataaatatcgaAAATCCaaaaaagaatacaatattGAAAAcgtataattttgtttatactATTCCTTCACTACCATAATCACTACGGTGCGGCAAACTCCACTCTCTACTAActtatgtaataaaataaaaataacatgtttTGGAACTTGTTATTAAAAACCACGAATTATTAAGTTGacaaattatttacatttttaatcttcacaactattttatataatattaattatttttggttttagattactatgatttataattaaatatatttattgttaatcaaattaaacaaattttttaaataattaaaaaataaaattaattgtatCATTGATTGACAGTTTCTGAAACCTCAAGTAagtaaatatagaaaatttttgCGATTTTAGATAACCTACACAAGTTCTGACGATTTTGGACAATTCATACAAGTCTCGGCGGTTTTAGTAGCCTTAACACCTACTAGCAGTTTATGTAAAAATCGCGCAATTGGCCGTGGTTTCCAAAACCCTTGTAAATGACGACAGTTTTGaataaaattgtcaaaaatTATTTGCGGACGATAATTTTTCCAATGGTTTTGTCAACCGCGAgggattaaaataaataaccagTAACGCAAAAGTAAACCCATggtataattatataattttgtagtgATATATAagataacaaataacaaattttattgaaataatttttttaaataattataatattatactaaaaaatatattttaaatctaattaaatactACAAAAGTAACTAATAAgattatatttatacttattataattctaatttatCTTGTGAGATCTCTAAcatatttatactatttatacaataaaaaaaactcaagaaACAAAAATCAAACCATTTTCATAGATAAAAGAACATCTAAAAGTTATCGTGTTGAAGTATTTAAGATAAAAGTATACTTTTAACTGGAAAAATACCAGCAATGGCGACTAAACAATAGCACAAAGTTCTGTCGTTTTATGGAGTGCATATAAATTTgtgtaaaagaagaaaataaaaggaaaaagaaaaggttgttTTTGGGTGAACCTCAAACGTTGTTGTCTGAGAAAGAATAACGACCCACTAACTGTTGCCACATGTCTTAGTGCCATGTTTGTGTGTCTGTACATAAAGGGTGAGAGAAAGGTTGGTTCTAATAACTTGTGGAAAAAATCAAAGTTAAAATCACTGCCTCTCATTGTTCCACTCAACTTCTCTAAGCTAAGTTACCAACACCAACAACACTTGACAACTGAAGAGGTTCTTGAACACAGTGTTGGTGTCATTAATGGTGTCCCTCAACTCAAACCCCCCTCAAACTTTTCCCTTCTTCGACCCCTTCAACATGGACGATCTCAATAAGAAGGTTCGGAAACCTTACACCATTACCAAGTCCAGAGAGAACTGGACGGACCACGAACATGACAAGTTTCTCGAAGCTCTTCACTTGTaagtcttttctttttctttttctttcttctctgtAACTTGTATGATTCGTTCATGGTATTGAAGTTTCATTTTGCTCTCAAGTTTCAATTCGTGATAAAGTTTAAGACTTGTTTGGATGCTGTGTTGGGTTTTGTTATCCATGATGAGTTGATTTTGGGTTCTGTTTGTGCTTGTGATTTTTGCTGCAGTGGAGACCCTTTTGGTTTTTGGGTTCCTTTTTCAGTTG
This sequence is a window from Vigna angularis cultivar LongXiaoDou No.4 chromosome 2, ASM1680809v1, whole genome shotgun sequence. Protein-coding genes within it:
- the LOC108323306 gene encoding C-terminal binding protein AN, whose product is MPHRNNPASLPLVVTLNCIDDCSLELQSLAGVAGVEHVPLSRLSEGKIESAAAVLLHSLAYLPRAAQRRLRSYHLILCLGSADRAVDSALAADLGLRLVHVDTSRAEEIADTVMALFLGLLRRTHLLSRHALSASGWLGSVQPLCRGMRRCRGLVLGIVGISASARSLATRSLAFKMSVLYFDTQAGKGKAKFPPAARRMDTLNDLLAASDLVSLHCALTNETMQIINAECLQHVKPGAFLVNTGSSQLLDDCAVKQLLIDGTIAGCALDGAEGPQWMEAWVKEMPNVLILPRSADYSEEVWMEIREKAISILQTFFIDGIIPKNAMSDVEEESEVDNESEQSDQQYKENALQIIVREQTDDVHLSPDSSQKKGSTQVKESSSQLQVSSLSHSTSARSEGRRSRSGKKAKKRHTRQKSQQKPEDPSALEKEGTSQRDDTAMSGTDQALSSSSEDSRSRKTPIEMQEPTSSQVKSSVRLSGNCTELLRDGYVIALYARDRPALHVSRQRVKGGGWIMDSMSNVSKRDPAAQFLIIFRSKDTIGLRSLAAGGKLLQINRRMEFVFASHSFDVWENWTLEGSLQECRLVNCRNPSAVLDVRVEILATVGEDGVTRWIE